One genomic window of Haloarcula limicola includes the following:
- a CDS encoding ring-cleaving dioxygenase, with amino-acid sequence MAPDIPGLHHVTAIAGDPQRNADFYVGTLGLRFVKKTVNHDDTGTYHFYFGDGEGTPGTNITFFPWTSEGREGRFGAGQTRDTAYLIPEDSVGYWTERLDADGVAVERTERFDETVLQFEDPDGIGIELIAADAETDAVPWTDSPVPAEHQLRGFYSVTLAVPSVEPTAELLTEMFGYEHEATEGDRHRYRSAAGGFGSVVDLVETDDEYGQMGVGTVHHVAFRADDVEALEAFRDEYLERGLRPSEVIDRAYFHALYAREPNGVLFEISTMEPGFTADESVDELGTSLALPEWLEDERKTIERQLPDFDGPTIPDGSESTE; translated from the coding sequence ATGGCACCCGATATACCTGGGCTTCACCACGTCACGGCCATCGCCGGCGATCCGCAGCGAAACGCCGACTTCTACGTCGGGACGCTGGGGCTCCGGTTCGTCAAGAAGACGGTCAACCACGACGACACCGGCACGTATCACTTCTACTTCGGCGACGGCGAGGGGACGCCCGGCACGAACATCACGTTCTTCCCGTGGACGAGCGAGGGGCGAGAGGGCCGCTTCGGCGCGGGCCAGACGCGGGACACCGCGTATCTCATCCCCGAGGACTCGGTCGGGTACTGGACCGAGCGCCTCGACGCAGACGGTGTCGCGGTCGAGCGGACCGAGCGGTTCGACGAGACGGTCCTGCAGTTCGAGGACCCGGACGGCATCGGCATCGAACTGATCGCGGCGGACGCCGAAACGGACGCGGTGCCGTGGACCGATAGTCCGGTGCCCGCGGAACACCAGCTACGGGGGTTTTACAGCGTCACGCTCGCCGTTCCCTCGGTCGAGCCGACTGCGGAGCTGCTCACCGAGATGTTCGGCTACGAGCACGAGGCGACCGAGGGCGATCGTCACCGCTACCGGAGCGCGGCCGGCGGGTTCGGGTCGGTGGTCGATCTCGTCGAGACCGACGACGAGTACGGGCAAATGGGCGTCGGCACGGTTCATCACGTCGCGTTCAGAGCCGACGACGTCGAGGCGCTGGAGGCGTTCCGCGACGAATACCTCGAACGGGGGTTGCGCCCGAGCGAGGTCATCGACCGGGCGTACTTCCACGCGCTGTACGCCCGCGAGCCGAACGGCGTCCTCTTCGAGATCTCGACGATGGAGCCGGGATTCACCGCCGACGAGTCCGTCGACGAACTCGGTACCTCGCTCGCGCTCCCGGAGTGGCTGGAAGACGAGCGGAAGACCATCGAACGGCAGCTCCCCGATTTCGACGGGCCGACGATTCCGGACGGGAGCGAGTCGACGGAATGA
- a CDS encoding UPF0058 family protein yields the protein MKKQELIHLHSLLAQVQHSYEADTGSEVEHDEYAELGVKPTSIHKSKTDHKDAVFALADGLTSDMAAESDEPLTLTAD from the coding sequence ATGAAGAAGCAGGAGCTCATCCACCTTCACAGCCTGCTCGCACAGGTACAGCACAGCTACGAAGCCGACACAGGCTCGGAAGTGGAACACGACGAGTACGCCGAACTCGGCGTGAAGCCGACCTCGATCCACAAGTCGAAGACAGATCACAAAGACGCCGTTTTCGCGCTCGCAGACGGACTCACGTCGGACATGGCCGCCGAGAGCGACGAACCGCTCACGCTCACTGCCG
- a CDS encoding winged helix-turn-helix transcriptional regulator gives MSDSSERLEVWCAGEEWCPITTTATLVGKKWHPVIVHRLLDGGPSGFNELKDDVDGISSKVLSDSLEDLQEKGLVAREVISEQPFRVHYSLTDRGASLEPVIAAMAEWGAEHLRAPEQ, from the coding sequence ATGAGCGATTCGTCCGAGCGACTGGAAGTCTGGTGCGCCGGCGAAGAGTGGTGTCCGATCACCACGACGGCGACGCTGGTGGGAAAGAAGTGGCACCCGGTCATCGTCCACCGGCTGCTCGACGGTGGCCCGTCGGGGTTCAACGAGCTGAAAGACGACGTGGACGGTATCTCCTCGAAGGTGCTCTCGGACAGTTTAGAGGACCTCCAGGAGAAGGGGCTCGTCGCGCGAGAGGTGATCAGCGAACAGCCCTTCCGCGTCCACTACTCGCTGACCGACCGCGGTGCGTCGCTGGAACCGGTCATCGCCGCGATGGCCGAGTGGGGTGCCGAACACCTCCGCGCACCCGAACAGTGA
- a CDS encoding patatin-like phospholipase family protein, protein MSDEAESGSPDRSDDAPTRVAIACQGGGSHTAFTAGVLRALLADWDDRFDLVGISGTSGGAFNALAAWYGLLTDGPERARTLLASLWDELAATDPTDRAANDWITGIRRLEGAGFPLPHVTPYQIPGPETGKDRIRGILERHIDFGAVPDLCTADAPELVVGTVNVNEGYFETFTNEEVTVDAVLASAAVPDLFEAVEIHGHLHWDGLFSQNPPINDLMHVPPARKPEELWIVQINPQTFEGEPRSAEAIADRRNQLSGNLSLNQELRFIERVNEWVEDGTLPEGQFTHTAVRRIQLGKQLRSATKVDRSPRFVEELRRLGRKRAETFLADHPRREP, encoded by the coding sequence ATGAGTGACGAGGCGGAGAGCGGCTCACCGGACCGCTCCGATGACGCGCCGACGCGAGTCGCTATCGCCTGTCAGGGCGGCGGGAGCCACACGGCCTTCACCGCCGGCGTCCTCCGAGCGCTGCTGGCCGACTGGGACGACCGGTTCGACCTCGTCGGTATCAGCGGGACGTCCGGCGGCGCGTTCAACGCGCTCGCGGCGTGGTACGGCCTTCTCACCGACGGCCCGGAACGGGCGCGGACGCTGCTCGCGTCGCTGTGGGACGAACTGGCCGCGACGGACCCCACCGACCGGGCCGCGAACGACTGGATAACGGGTATCCGCCGGCTGGAGGGGGCGGGGTTCCCGCTCCCGCACGTGACGCCGTATCAGATTCCCGGCCCCGAGACGGGCAAGGACCGCATTAGAGGGATACTGGAGCGTCACATCGACTTCGGAGCGGTTCCCGACCTCTGTACCGCCGACGCGCCGGAGCTCGTCGTCGGGACGGTCAACGTCAACGAGGGGTATTTCGAGACGTTCACTAACGAGGAGGTCACGGTCGATGCGGTGCTGGCGTCGGCCGCGGTCCCCGACCTCTTCGAGGCCGTCGAGATACACGGCCACCTCCACTGGGACGGCCTGTTCTCGCAGAACCCGCCGATAAACGACCTGATGCACGTCCCGCCGGCCCGGAAGCCCGAGGAACTGTGGATCGTCCAGATAAATCCACAGACCTTCGAGGGGGAGCCGCGCAGCGCGGAGGCCATCGCCGACAGGCGGAATCAGCTGTCGGGAAATCTCTCGCTCAACCAGGAGCTTCGCTTCATCGAACGCGTCAACGAGTGGGTCGAGGACGGGACCCTCCCCGAAGGCCAGTTCACACACACGGCCGTCCGCCGGATCCAGCTGGGGAAGCAGCTTCGTTCGGCGACCAAGGTCGACCGCAGCCCCCGGTTCGTCGAGGAGCTACGGCGGTTGGGGCGTAAACGCGCAGAGACGTTCCTCGCTGACCATCCGAGAAGAGAGCCCTGA
- a CDS encoding FAD-dependent oxidoreductase, which yields MSAPFVVVGGDAAGLSAASKFARENPDGDVVVFERGRWVSYAHCGTPYYVKGEVDRLTDLLSLSPDEVEDRGIDLRREHEVVAVDTDARVVTVEGDGGESFEQPYGDLLVGTGARAVTDPIPGSRLDMVFTMHGLDSAAAVRAALSSPGERAVDTDVEYVDAELVEAYADREPPERVAVVGGGYVGIEMAEAFHAHGLETHLFQRSSHPLPPFGEAVGERVAEHLRERGVELHLDTAVSELAGEDGVEAVVHENGRVPVGLALVGVGIEPNTELLSETAVELGESGAVAVDGYGRTSVEHVYAAGDCAEDRHAVTGEPTWVPLGLTANRAGRAIGQTVAGDPEPVGDVAGTAVVKALELECGRVGFVGDEAARDAGFEPVSTTITSGSRSGYYPGGDETTVTLTADRGTGRVLGGALVGRDRAAIRIDTLSTALESDLTVAELERLDLAYAPPFSPVWDPVLVAAKVLRGELD from the coding sequence ATGTCAGCGCCATTCGTGGTCGTCGGCGGCGACGCCGCCGGCCTCAGCGCCGCCAGCAAGTTCGCTCGCGAGAACCCGGACGGCGACGTCGTCGTCTTCGAACGCGGGCGGTGGGTCTCCTACGCGCACTGCGGGACGCCGTACTACGTGAAGGGCGAGGTCGACCGACTCACCGACCTCCTCTCGCTGTCGCCGGACGAGGTCGAGGACCGCGGGATCGACCTCCGCCGGGAACACGAGGTAGTCGCCGTCGACACCGACGCGCGGGTCGTCACGGTGGAAGGCGACGGCGGCGAGTCGTTCGAACAGCCCTACGGCGACTTGCTCGTCGGAACCGGCGCGCGCGCCGTCACCGACCCGATTCCGGGCAGTCGGCTGGACATGGTCTTCACGATGCACGGACTGGACTCGGCGGCGGCGGTACGCGCGGCGCTGTCGTCCCCCGGCGAACGAGCCGTCGACACCGACGTCGAGTACGTCGACGCCGAACTCGTCGAGGCGTACGCCGACCGGGAACCGCCGGAACGGGTCGCCGTGGTCGGCGGCGGCTACGTCGGCATCGAGATGGCCGAGGCGTTCCACGCGCACGGGCTGGAGACCCACCTCTTCCAGCGTTCGTCGCACCCACTGCCGCCGTTCGGCGAGGCCGTCGGCGAGCGGGTGGCAGAGCACCTCCGCGAGCGGGGCGTCGAGCTCCACCTCGATACCGCCGTCTCCGAACTCGCCGGCGAGGACGGCGTCGAGGCCGTCGTCCACGAGAACGGGCGCGTCCCCGTCGGCCTCGCGCTCGTCGGCGTCGGCATCGAACCGAACACGGAACTGCTCTCGGAGACGGCGGTCGAACTCGGCGAGTCGGGAGCCGTCGCCGTGGACGGATACGGCCGGACGAGCGTCGAGCACGTCTACGCCGCCGGCGACTGCGCCGAGGACCGCCACGCCGTCACCGGCGAACCGACGTGGGTGCCCTTGGGGCTGACTGCCAACCGCGCCGGGCGTGCCATCGGGCAGACGGTCGCCGGCGATCCGGAACCGGTCGGGGACGTGGCGGGGACTGCCGTCGTCAAGGCGCTCGAACTGGAGTGCGGCCGCGTCGGGTTCGTCGGGGACGAGGCGGCCCGCGACGCCGGGTTCGAACCGGTCTCGACGACGATCACGTCGGGGTCGCGCTCCGGATACTATCCCGGCGGCGACGAGACGACGGTAACGCTGACGGCCGACCGGGGGACGGGGAGAGTCCTCGGCGGCGCACTCGTCGGCCGTGACCGGGCGGCGATTCGCATCGATACGCTGTCGACGGCGCTCGAATCGGACCTCACGGTCGCGGAACTCGAACGGCTGGACCTCGCGTACGCGCCGCCGTTCAGTCCCGTCTGGGACCCCGTCCTCGTCGCGGCGAAGGTCCTCCGCGGCGAACTGGACTGA
- a CDS encoding sugar-transfer associated ATP-grasp domain-containing protein, protein MSSESTSLATRAIKRSFHGVKSAYQSLSTRINATLAMAKIELKTGRGVSIPMSRRLWLWRRGFTSRFDGLFDVTEENYDQYLSDYQEFRSYDINEPWKDEMDNKLTAHLLMLPFEEHLPTLFGVLEGGEVRRHPAYEGESETPALDDAETIEHFERYDARTYVDTLLEEEEAVVLKPLLGSGGLGVYVVRADDTSNGYSINGSTYTEERFDSLLDDLEMYMVTEFSEQSAFLDELFPGSANTIRVVTMWDYEADEPFIAWAHLRVGTEESAPLDNLSQGGIQAGIDIDTGEMRYAAKIGDKSPPIGVDWYDEHPTTGARLAGRTVPNWEAVADGITEMAEAYPQFPYVGWDVLLTDDGFEILELNSSPGMINTQIESKVLDEPRVRRFYEHHDVL, encoded by the coding sequence ATGTCCTCCGAGTCCACCTCGCTCGCAACCCGCGCGATAAAGCGGTCGTTCCACGGAGTGAAGTCCGCGTATCAGTCTCTCTCTACCCGCATCAACGCGACGCTCGCCATGGCGAAGATCGAGCTGAAGACCGGGCGTGGGGTATCGATACCGATGAGCCGACGATTGTGGCTGTGGCGTCGCGGGTTCACCAGTCGATTCGACGGCCTGTTCGACGTCACCGAGGAGAACTACGACCAGTATCTCTCCGACTATCAGGAGTTCCGGTCCTACGACATCAACGAACCGTGGAAAGACGAGATGGACAACAAACTCACCGCACATCTCCTCATGCTCCCGTTCGAGGAGCACTTGCCGACGCTGTTCGGGGTTTTAGAAGGGGGCGAGGTTCGACGCCACCCCGCGTACGAAGGCGAGTCAGAGACGCCGGCCCTCGACGACGCCGAGACCATCGAGCACTTCGAGCGATACGACGCGCGGACGTACGTCGATACGCTGCTCGAAGAAGAGGAGGCCGTCGTGCTGAAACCGCTGCTGGGGTCCGGCGGCCTGGGGGTGTACGTGGTCCGAGCCGACGATACCTCGAACGGGTACTCGATCAACGGGTCGACGTACACCGAGGAGCGCTTCGATTCGCTTCTCGACGATCTGGAGATGTACATGGTCACGGAGTTCTCAGAACAGTCGGCGTTTCTCGACGAGCTCTTTCCCGGCTCGGCGAACACGATCCGCGTCGTGACGATGTGGGATTACGAGGCCGACGAACCGTTCATCGCGTGGGCACACCTCCGCGTCGGCACGGAGGAGTCCGCGCCGCTGGATAACCTCAGTCAAGGCGGAATTCAGGCGGGGATAGATATCGATACCGGCGAGATGCGCTACGCCGCCAAGATAGGCGATAAATCGCCGCCGATCGGCGTCGACTGGTACGACGAACATCCGACGACCGGGGCTCGTCTCGCCGGACGCACGGTTCCGAACTGGGAGGCGGTCGCGGACGGAATCACCGAGATGGCCGAAGCGTACCCGCAGTTCCCGTACGTCGGCTGGGACGTCCTGCTGACCGACGACGGGTTCGAGATACTGGAACTGAACTCCTCGCCCGGGATGATAAACACCCAGATCGAATCGAAGGTCCTCGACGAGCCGCGCGTCAGACGGTTCTACGAGCACCACGACGTTCTGTGA
- a CDS encoding 3-keto-5-aminohexanoate cleavage protein: protein MSYETYLAGDPVIVTAALTGGVHGKEANPNVPETPEEIGRAAGAVEAAGASVVHLHARRPNGERSFETERFQEIDDAVRRHTDDVVIQHSTGGTGAPEADRHLPLRTDPPPEMASLDMGPLNRYDHLTSENTRGLVDSLHAEMVDRGIKPELEVFNDGHRNEVYGLLDRRSLADPVYATLIFGPGTLTRPRPENFLTAIGDLPDGALFNTLGFGRHQLPFAAMGLLFGGHVRVGLEDNVYYRRGEPAESNVQLVERVVRLAEELGRPVATTDEARSILGLDG, encoded by the coding sequence GTGAGCTACGAGACGTACCTCGCCGGCGACCCGGTCATCGTCACGGCGGCGCTGACCGGCGGCGTCCACGGCAAGGAGGCCAACCCGAACGTTCCGGAGACGCCGGAGGAGATCGGGCGGGCGGCGGGAGCGGTCGAGGCCGCCGGCGCGTCGGTCGTCCACCTCCACGCGCGCCGGCCGAACGGGGAACGGAGCTTCGAGACCGAACGCTTTCAGGAGATCGACGACGCCGTTCGCCGGCACACTGACGACGTCGTCATCCAGCACTCGACCGGTGGGACCGGCGCGCCCGAGGCCGACCGGCACCTCCCGCTCCGCACCGACCCGCCGCCGGAGATGGCCTCGCTCGACATGGGGCCGCTGAACCGCTACGACCACCTCACGAGCGAGAACACCCGCGGGCTAGTGGACTCGCTTCACGCCGAGATGGTCGACCGCGGTATCAAACCGGAACTGGAGGTGTTCAACGACGGTCACCGAAACGAGGTCTACGGGTTACTCGACCGCCGGAGCCTCGCCGATCCGGTCTACGCGACGCTCATCTTCGGCCCGGGAACGCTCACGCGCCCGCGCCCGGAGAACTTCCTCACCGCTATCGGTGACCTGCCCGACGGTGCGCTGTTCAACACGCTCGGGTTCGGGCGGCACCAACTGCCGTTCGCGGCGATGGGACTCCTGTTCGGCGGGCACGTCCGCGTCGGTCTCGAAGACAACGTCTACTACCGTCGCGGCGAACCGGCAGAGAGCAACGTGCAGCTCGTCGAACGGGTCGTCCGCCTCGCCGAGGAACTCGGCCGCCCGGTCGCGACCACCGACGAGGCTCGCTCGATACTCGGACTAGACGGCTGA
- a CDS encoding HalOD1 output domain-containing protein, translated as MSNDEIEIDIGDFDESSSRAWGASDEPTAAITDAVAAETDRAANELPPLNEYVEADALNALLTRSGRGTDVQVSFTYEHVRVTVDSSGYLFVQARE; from the coding sequence ATGTCAAACGACGAGATAGAGATCGACATCGGCGATTTCGACGAATCGAGCAGCCGCGCCTGGGGGGCGAGCGACGAACCGACGGCGGCGATCACGGACGCGGTCGCGGCGGAGACGGATCGCGCGGCGAACGAACTCCCGCCGCTGAACGAATACGTCGAAGCGGACGCGCTGAACGCGCTACTCACCAGGTCGGGTCGCGGCACCGACGTGCAGGTGTCGTTCACCTACGAGCACGTGCGGGTGACTGTCGATAGCTCCGGCTACCTGTTCGTCCAGGCGCGAGAGTGA
- a CDS encoding CoA-binding protein — translation MPVTDDDELREILDLNRVAVVGCSATPGKDAHEIPKYLLDQGYDVVPVNPFADEIFGREAYDSLADVPGEIDIVDVFRPSEEVGEIVDAALERDDVKVIWLQLNIHDDDAVARAERAGRRVVQDRCMKPTHQQLKA, via the coding sequence ATGCCCGTCACCGACGACGACGAACTCCGCGAGATATTAGACCTGAACCGCGTCGCTGTCGTGGGGTGTTCCGCCACGCCCGGGAAGGACGCCCACGAGATACCGAAGTACCTCCTCGACCAGGGGTACGACGTGGTCCCGGTCAACCCCTTCGCCGACGAGATATTCGGCCGGGAAGCCTACGATTCGCTCGCGGACGTCCCCGGCGAGATCGACATCGTGGACGTGTTCCGGCCGAGCGAGGAAGTCGGCGAGATCGTCGACGCTGCGCTGGAACGGGACGACGTGAAGGTGATCTGGCTCCAACTGAATATCCACGACGACGACGCCGTCGCGCGCGCGGAGCGGGCCGGCCGCCGCGTCGTGCAGGACCGCTGTATGAAGCCGACGCACCAGCAGCTGAAGGCGTAG
- a CDS encoding lipase maturation factor family protein, with protein sequence MVEWLPESYWLVRFLFQRSLAVIYLLAFLVAATQFRPLAGESGLLPISQYVERSSFRERPSLFYYYPSDRVIGIAAWSGVALSAVALAAGPYWLPAPYAVPASMALWLVLWGLYLSFVNAGQTFYGYGWESMLLETGFLAVFLGAGPSGPPVAVVWLIKWVLFRNMFGAGLIKMRGDDVWRNLTAMDYHYETQPIPNPLSWYVHHLPDRFHRVEVLGNHVVELAVPFLYFAPQPWASVAGAATIGFQGWLMLTGNFSWLNALTIVQAIAAFSDGVLASLAPVSAPTAADPPLYLQVLAIVLAVVVLARSVRPVGNMLSETQVMNTSFDPLSLVNTYGAFGSITRDRYELVVQGTTDETITEDTEWRTYEFEGKPTDPTQRPRQVAPYHHRLDWQLWFAAMRRSPRRSPWFPAFLERLLSADEATLSLLAEDPFSGTTPEHVRAVRYRYRFTTPEERRETGEWWSRERVGAYVNPVSADDLRLRWGR encoded by the coding sequence ATGGTCGAGTGGCTTCCCGAGAGCTACTGGCTCGTCCGCTTCCTCTTCCAGCGGTCGCTCGCGGTCATCTACCTGCTGGCCTTCCTCGTCGCCGCGACGCAGTTCCGGCCGCTGGCCGGCGAGAGCGGGCTCCTCCCGATCTCCCAGTACGTCGAGCGGAGCTCGTTCCGCGAGCGGCCGAGCCTGTTCTACTACTATCCGAGCGACCGCGTCATCGGTATCGCGGCCTGGAGCGGGGTCGCCCTCTCCGCGGTTGCGCTCGCGGCCGGTCCCTACTGGCTCCCGGCCCCCTACGCCGTCCCCGCGTCGATGGCGCTGTGGCTCGTCCTCTGGGGGCTGTACCTCTCGTTCGTCAACGCCGGCCAGACGTTCTACGGCTACGGCTGGGAGTCGATGCTGCTCGAGACCGGCTTCCTGGCGGTGTTCCTCGGGGCCGGACCGAGCGGCCCTCCGGTCGCGGTCGTCTGGCTCATCAAGTGGGTGCTGTTCCGCAACATGTTCGGCGCGGGCCTCATCAAGATGCGCGGCGACGACGTCTGGCGGAACCTCACCGCGATGGACTACCACTACGAGACCCAGCCGATCCCCAACCCGCTCAGCTGGTACGTCCATCACCTCCCCGACCGATTCCACCGCGTCGAGGTACTCGGCAACCACGTCGTCGAACTCGCGGTGCCGTTCCTCTACTTCGCTCCCCAACCGTGGGCCTCGGTCGCGGGCGCGGCGACGATCGGCTTCCAGGGGTGGCTCATGCTCACCGGGAACTTCTCGTGGCTGAACGCGCTGACGATCGTGCAGGCTATCGCCGCGTTCAGCGACGGCGTCCTCGCCTCGCTCGCCCCGGTCTCCGCGCCGACCGCTGCCGATCCGCCGCTGTACCTGCAGGTCCTCGCCATCGTACTGGCCGTCGTCGTCCTCGCGCGCAGCGTCCGCCCGGTCGGGAACATGCTCTCCGAGACGCAGGTGATGAACACCTCCTTCGACCCGCTGTCGCTGGTCAACACCTACGGCGCGTTCGGATCGATAACGCGGGACCGCTACGAGCTCGTCGTGCAGGGGACGACCGACGAGACGATAACCGAGGACACGGAGTGGCGGACCTACGAGTTCGAGGGCAAGCCCACCGACCCGACGCAGCGACCCCGGCAGGTCGCGCCCTACCACCACCGCCTCGACTGGCAGCTGTGGTTCGCCGCGATGCGCCGGTCGCCGCGTCGCAGCCCGTGGTTCCCCGCCTTCCTAGAGCGGCTTCTCTCGGCCGACGAAGCGACGCTGTCGCTGCTCGCCGAGGACCCCTTCTCGGGGACCACACCCGAGCACGTCCGCGCGGTGCGCTACCGGTACCGATTCACGACGCCCGAGGAGCGACGGGAGACCGGGGAGTGGTGGTCGCGCGAGCGCGTGGGCGCGTACGTGAATCCAGTGAGTGCGGACGACCTGCGCCTGCGTTGGGGTCGCTGA
- a CDS encoding iron-containing alcohol dehydrogenase family protein, translating into MTDAAADDRAAPFRFEYDPAALRYGPNCVADLGSEVAAHDGSRALVVTGSTVGETAAVMDPIEEGLGDRLADVFAGTTPAKRLGTAIDALAAFRESDADAIVSVGGGSSLDVAKVLAVLVATERDPEAVGAELVETGTLSVPDTELPPIVAVPTTLAGADLTMVAGVTADPGTCPVESAVSGGISDPKLMPAAVCYDPELVATTPRSVLAGSAMNGFDKGIETLYARNATPVTDATAMRGLSLLREGLLAFGDGEETDWVYQTLTRGLVLVQYGISRAEGTTLSLIHSFGHGLTRTYEMQQGAAHAVVAPHALDYLFDRVDGRRDLLADAFGTADTEDPAAAVVEAVANVAAALSLPTRLRDVDGPSPEEFPAVAEAVLSDSFMANAPPGLEPTREDIESVLDAAW; encoded by the coding sequence ATGACCGACGCAGCCGCGGACGACCGCGCCGCGCCCTTCCGCTTCGAGTACGACCCGGCCGCGCTCCGCTACGGGCCGAACTGCGTCGCCGACCTCGGTTCGGAGGTGGCCGCACACGACGGAAGCCGGGCGCTCGTCGTCACCGGGTCGACCGTCGGCGAGACGGCGGCGGTGATGGACCCCATCGAGGAAGGACTCGGCGACCGGCTCGCCGACGTGTTCGCCGGGACGACGCCGGCGAAGCGACTCGGGACCGCCATCGACGCGCTGGCGGCGTTTCGGGAGAGCGACGCGGACGCGATCGTCAGCGTCGGCGGCGGCAGTAGCCTCGACGTGGCGAAGGTGCTCGCGGTGCTGGTAGCGACCGAGCGCGATCCCGAGGCGGTCGGGGCGGAACTCGTCGAAACCGGGACTCTCTCGGTTCCCGATACCGAGCTCCCGCCCATCGTCGCCGTCCCGACGACGCTCGCCGGGGCGGACCTCACGATGGTCGCGGGCGTCACCGCCGACCCCGGGACCTGTCCCGTCGAGTCGGCGGTGAGCGGCGGTATCTCCGACCCGAAGTTGATGCCCGCTGCGGTGTGTTACGACCCGGAACTGGTCGCGACGACCCCTCGAAGCGTCCTTGCCGGGTCGGCGATGAACGGCTTCGACAAGGGTATCGAGACGCTGTACGCCCGCAACGCCACGCCGGTCACCGACGCGACGGCGATGCGCGGACTCTCCCTGCTACGGGAGGGGCTGCTCGCGTTCGGTGACGGCGAGGAGACGGACTGGGTGTACCAGACGCTGACTCGCGGGCTGGTGCTCGTCCAGTACGGCATCTCCCGGGCCGAGGGGACGACGCTCTCGCTGATCCATTCCTTCGGCCACGGCCTCACGCGCACGTACGAAATGCAACAGGGGGCCGCCCACGCCGTCGTCGCCCCGCACGCGCTCGACTACCTCTTCGACCGCGTCGACGGCAGGCGGGACCTCCTCGCGGACGCGTTCGGCACGGCCGACACAGAGGACCCGGCCGCGGCCGTCGTCGAAGCGGTCGCCAACGTCGCCGCGGCGCTTTCCCTCCCGACGCGCCTCCGCGACGTTGACGGCCCGTCCCCCGAGGAGTTCCCGGCGGTCGCCGAGGCCGTCCTGTCGGACTCGTTCATGGCCAACGCCCCGCCGGGGTTGGAACCGACGCGCGAGGATATCGAATCGGTACTGGACGCCGCGTGGTAG
- a CDS encoding SDR family oxidoreductase, whose translation MTDSEFDLSAPELTATDFLVLEDPYFASENVALVTGAASGIGRATAVALAANGLTVVGADVDADGLDETADVAANCDVPGTFHGVETDLTDDGDVEAVVDAAAEEGDVRFVANIAGMQHIASIPEFPMEKYDLLLDVMLRAPFKTAQAAMPHIRETDDGVGAIANMSSVHGHYATKDKPAYITAKHGVRGLSRAIAAEGEGTLRGFSISVGYVLTPLMVDQIADTAAERGLSEREVVEDVMLGQARTKEMMTPAEVANLFVFGFSKHAKHLNGADLLFDGGYTHTYE comes from the coding sequence GTGACTGACTCCGAGTTCGACCTCAGCGCCCCCGAACTGACCGCGACGGACTTTCTCGTCCTCGAAGACCCGTATTTCGCCTCGGAAAACGTGGCGCTCGTCACCGGCGCGGCCTCCGGAATCGGCCGCGCGACGGCCGTCGCGCTGGCGGCGAACGGACTCACCGTCGTCGGGGCCGACGTCGACGCCGACGGGCTCGACGAGACCGCCGACGTCGCCGCGAATTGCGACGTTCCCGGAACGTTCCACGGCGTCGAAACGGACCTCACCGACGACGGGGACGTCGAGGCCGTCGTCGACGCCGCCGCCGAGGAGGGAGACGTCCGCTTCGTCGCCAACATCGCGGGGATGCAACACATCGCGAGCATCCCGGAGTTCCCGATGGAGAAGTACGACCTCTTATTGGACGTGATGTTGCGCGCGCCGTTCAAGACGGCACAGGCGGCGATGCCCCACATCCGCGAGACGGACGACGGCGTCGGTGCCATCGCGAACATGTCTTCGGTCCACGGCCACTACGCCACGAAGGACAAGCCGGCGTACATCACCGCTAAACACGGCGTGAGGGGGTTGAGCCGTGCCATCGCCGCCGAAGGAGAGGGGACGTTGCGTGGGTTCTCGATCAGCGTCGGCTACGTGCTCACGCCGCTGATGGTCGACCAGATAGCGGACACCGCCGCCGAGCGCGGCCTCTCCGAACGGGAGGTCGTCGAGGACGTGATGCTCGGACAGGCCCGGACGAAGGAGATGATGACGCCGGCGGAGGTCGCGAACCTCTTCGTCTTCGGGTTCTCGAAGCACGCGAAGCATCTCAACGGCGCGGACTTGCTGTTCGACGGGGGCTACACGCACACGTATGAGTGA